In the Phyllopteryx taeniolatus isolate TA_2022b chromosome 1, UOR_Ptae_1.2, whole genome shotgun sequence genome, GCTGAGTGCAAGCTACATAATCTTgataataatcattaattatTCTCCCGTGGATCacttatttgaaaatgtaataatcctttattcccccccccccaaaaaaaacaaaaaaaacccaacaatatCAGTACATTTCAGGAGAAATACAGgcaaatttgaataattaataGCATGAAACAGTACATTGTCTTCTATGTTGGTGTTTGAAAATTGCTTTCTTTGCTCTCATCAACCAATTGTCTGCTTTGTTTATGATAAAGACAACATGGcctttctgtcttttatttgatGTTACTTTGTAAGCGGAAATCCTTGACTAGTGGAGAGCAAAGTGGCCTTCAGATGAAATGGTCAACAGTCGTTCGGTGGCGAACTTGACCATTTTCGTGCGCGATACATCAAGCCATCGACGAAGCGTCCGGTGTAGACCGACACACATCCGGCtaattatccattcattcaACATAATTATAGATACGCTCCCGATcacataaacacatttgaaacgTGAGCAATTATTCTTCATTATTTCGTGCTCGACTTCACGGTTCCTGCACGTTCTCCTAGACTTTCATTTGACCTTTATTTTTCCAGCAtcaccggatgttttttttttttttcagttttgttcaCGCGTGCTTTCTTAACACATCTTCATTCCCAGCTGTAGAACAAATCGCCATCAGCTGGGTTTGCATCAAGTAGCACCTTGGTGACCAAAGTAGTGGAATTTTTGTAAGCATCTTCAAGGTGCGTTGTGCAAAGTGTCGACTATTGTAACCTTTAAAAGCTGCCCGATCTCTCTTTTGTCGCGGCGAGGCACGCGACAAACGAGCATCGAACCCCCGGCAAACaaagagcttttttttctcaacgtcAACATTTTTCCTCCATATTCCATAGTGATGAGTCATGTGTCCGTCGAGAATGTCCACGGTCTAGAACAACAGGTAAGCAGCTCGTTTCACGTCGCTTGTGGCGTCatgcgggggggaaaaaaagtattaaatggTGTTAGCTTACCGGCTAACGAGCGCTAGCGAGATGCTATCGTGCTAGCATTGGGTGCGCTTCGGTCGCATACTCGCCGGACAAAATGTGCCGAGCGGTCTTCCTGTTATTAGTATTCCCCGCAACATTCTTGACGTAACTGTCATATTTATCATTCCCACAAATATGTCTTTCCAAATATGTCGTTTCGTGAAGCGTGACAGCGctgacaaaatgttgcttgaTGCAGAAAAGGGATTTGACAAATATCAGCGGCCTCCGTCGGCGCTGTCCGGTGAGCAAATGAAACGCACCCAGCCACTTATCTTCACTGCGTTTGTCTTGCagctcgacaaaaaaaaaatcaaacaaatggagGTGCGCTAAAGCACGCTCAGAATGCTGCATTTGACAGCGCGACACGCTTGCTGTCACTTCCAACGCACGATTGTTGTTTTGGTGAAAAGGTTCAATTCTTCTGCGTCACTGGCGGCGTCGGAAAAGCCATCCGAGTGTGCCTGCTTAAGCGGCCAAATCAGATTTCGAATATTTCGCCAAATGCTTTGAATGGGCCGCAGAGGAGCTGAGAACGTTTCATTCACCGATGCATTTGCGTTCCCTTGCAATGCAGCAAAATGTGTTGAAGGATTTAATGGATGGTAAATGGCACAGTTCAGTACTGTGCCAAAAAAACCGTCTTGAGCCGCcactggttttatttatttatttttttattttcttccatttcatAGAGGCAGGTTTCTGCAGCTTTAATTTGCTATGCAATGTGATTTCCTTGTGTATCATTTTGAGTGAGTGGTTCCCCAACCATTACTGAGCCGAAGCACATGCAGTATTTACACTGTCAGAGAAAATCTCCCAgcaaaaatggcccaaaaagtATACAGCCTACAAACTTAAAATCATGATGACATCTGGAAGTTGGCACAGACAGATAAACAAAGGTATACtacaaatgaataataatatttgggccacggcacacctgatggTGCAGCACGGTGGTTGTAGGTAATTCAATTTCACTTTGTCATGCACTGGATGCTATTCAGGTATAACTATATACGGCAGTACTTTGTACGCATAACACAAGTTTTTGAAAATACAAGCAGTCGTTTAGctgatttgtatatttttattttctgtgctTTGACCTGTGAGCAGAAATTTGGGATATTAGCAgcgtatggtggcagtgaacaacTCAACAACAAGGAACCATTCTTAAAATACGCTTCAAGCCgtttactttcaaactaaacaaaaagagaattacacaatttgtatttgaaacaaccacagcttTGCCTTAAGAAATTCAGCTCAGTTTATTGCTAACAatgaaaaatgccattgacaggctaatgaatggcattggtgttttaactacAAGTGGGACTTGAATGGATTAATCATGATTGATTAATTACAATGAAattaattagtaaaaaaaaacaacacagtttaATCATATTTTGAGTTCCAAAAAATGCGGAACATTTTTCATTGCACAATTTCCTGGTACACCGTTTACACTGACGCACACGTGAGAGCTCTGCTACTGGAATGGAGGAATTGAATGAAATAGCGTTGCTAGGACTGATGGAGGcaaattagatttaaaaaaacaaaacaaaaaactacccGATGATGAGCGCGGTTTTGAGTTTTCATCGCACCGAAGCACTTCAACCCTTCAACATGTGATCCAACTTTTTACCGCCATGCAGAAACCATTTCAAGTCAAAAAATGGCTCTGgtaaaaatggttaaaatggCACTTTAACTTTAGGTCTGTTTAATATTGACGTGGGATATTTTCCATtagtttttcctttgttttgtattgaaatgcaattgaATGCATTTTTCCCCAGAGTTAACGATATTCCTgtctgtgtcaattatttgattcagtcgTCCACTAAAATCTATTTCAATTAAACCATGTTGCGTTTTAGGACCAATATTGTTTATATGATGAAAAAGGCGATTAGTCGAGATTAattagattatttaaaaaaaaattgtcctctTACTAGTTAAacccctttaagcaacagacaATTGAAcgcaaatggtggagcaacacttTTAGACAGACAATATTACAGCATTCACCGGcatatatatgatatgatgACCCTAACACCGTTGCGCCGGACCTCTCCCTGCTACTCTAACTGCTGCCGGGCTGGCAAGGGGCTCATGCTGTTCCCTGCTTGCCTCAGTTCCCCGCTTGTTTTATCCCCGCTCGAAAAATGTACGTGAAAGAGTTtgaagctatatctcaacaattcagtactaaattgttctgttttttttcacattttcagcacttgccttcaaacatatttaatgtatttaggaaCAACCCACGTAAATAACTTTGGTTCGTCTTGaatagatttgtatttatttattttttttttaaatccgctACAGAACCCgcacatgaagataaaaaaaatccaggcaTTTATCAGCCTTggttgtattgtgtgtggtgtgctccgataatatcaacacagaacaccacaggCGCAAAGATTTTGTTCCGCCGGCGACCGCTGAACAAGTCCTCCAAAGCATAAATCTACGTGATCTaacaaaaccgaagaagaagaaacacttcagTGTTTGCGGTGATGTTTCCCAAAGGTTGCCGTTGTTAAATGGCAATGACGCCCCCAAGGAcgtgctttggaaaatacttggGTCAGCCCCGACTCTTTTCCGATCCGTTAAATCGGGAGAAAGCCACTTTTGACACAGATCGGAGCACAGGATAACCTGATTAGACATAAGATAGTTTGGCATTTGTCGCCTTTGgtcaggaaggggcaaaatcgggacaaaaacagcccaatTGTCTTTGTGAAGCGGGCCTAACGGATACTATTGACAACGTGATGATTAGTTTGAGTAAATCTTGACTGTTGATGTGCTTTCATCCCCAGCTCGCTGTCCTAGACTTGAATGTGGGAGACGGACAAGGTGGTGGCACCAACAGTAAGCACTTCCTACATGTTTTATCTGTAAGAGCAGTTGGTAATCCATCACAAACCCTGCTCATAAAGCAAGCAGCGATGCCTTGGAGACATTGAGGCAGCTGCATGGGGCCATAGAGGGGCACTGTGATATTGTAGATCGCCACCACAATTGTTGCCTCCAGGATGTTTTTAGGTGTTGATTGTATGTACCTGCCCTATTTACTGATTATTAGAATGAGGCTGATGTCTCTCTCGTGTCTGCAGGAAGATACATTCCTCCACATTTACGGAACAAAGATGGTCCTAAAAATGGTGAGGAGCATCTATTTAGTGCTTCTTccaacaaaatacttttttctggATCCTAGAGGCCCACGTGACTCAGAATGCTACGTTTTGTAAAGCTAACTTGCCCCATTAGTTCACTACGAGCTCTACAAATTGACCACAGTTCACCTTTTACGAAGTTGCATTCAGACCAAATGAAACCATTGGTGAAATGCTGTCTTcttgttttaggaggaaatgtGTTCGCTGCCAGGGCCGGCTACACCATCGCACCCGCCGCCGCCTGTAAGTTGCCTTGCCTCGACACTTTTAAGACGTTCGTCCTTCTTGCCATCAGTTTTTCAGTTattcttctctctctccagtCGGTTGGGACGGGGGCCGCGGCAACTTTGTCAATGGCTACCATGACAACCGCATGACTGGCGGGAACGCTTATAACCGAGGACCGCCTCGCATGGAGCGAGGCCGAGGGGGTGTGGGCGCAGGCGGCTATCGTGGCAACAGAGGCGGATCCTTCAATCCCATCAACACCGCTCCGCCGATGGGCTTCGGCTTGTACGAAAACAAAGGTGGCGATCCCGTTTGGCTGCGTCGAGCTGCTCGGTTGAGGAAGTGTTTATGCCCTTTGCTTCTTGTGTTCTGTGACCTTGTCAGATGCTGGCGGGTGGAACACTGCCAAGGACGCCTACAGCAGCTTTGGAAACAACAGAGGAAAATCTGCTTTCTTCAATGACCGAAGCAACGCAAATCGTGGACGGTGAGATGACAGTAAAGTTCTCACCTCTCAATTTACACGCAAGCTTCATGAAAGTcactaaataacattttagccaAGTGTACCGGAATCTTGACTTGGCCagttaatttagtttttttgctttgtgttacaaTCCAAAATTGGACGATATGCCGCCGTTCGAGTGTAAGTGGAAAACAAAATCGAGCAATTAAGCCCCTTTAATACCCTctcatgtgggcaaggagagccacagtcattgcactttcagctgtttattgaacgcgacaaataaatacagtgccttaaagtattcaaaccccttGAGCAGCAACTTAGGTTTTTTTCACTGCAAGTTTGTGTGATCGACCAAAACAAAGTTGCTCAATGGAATGTTCAGATCAAAGACTATTCATGTGTTAGACATTCCATTGTACCTCGAGCTTCATGTTTAGGGTCGTTGTCTTGCTGGAAGATGAATCTCCTTCCCAGTCTCTAGTCTTTTGCCGCCTCCAACAGGTTTTCTTCCAGAattgccaaactgtatttagcTGCATCCATCTCCCCCATCAACTCAGCAGCTTCCCTGCGGTCTCTGCTGAAGCGCAGCATCCCCACAGCATCTTGTCGCCGTGTGCCACAGTGGGGATCACGGTGTGATCAGAGTGACGAGCAGTGTTAGCGCTTTGCATttaggccaaaaagttccactttggtctcatctgaccaAAGCACCATCTTCCCCATCTTTGCGGTGTCCCCTACACGGCAAACGGCACTTTCTTTCAACATGTCTTTCTTCTTGACGCTCTACCAAAAAGGCCAGATTTGTGGAGTGCCACAACTTCGTTGTCCTGTGGACAGTGTTTCCCACCTGAGCTGGGGattcctgcagctcctccaGAGTGACCATGCGCCTCTTGGCTTGCAGTTGTGCCTAACTTTTCCCATTTTTGGGTGATGTATTGAACGGTGCTCCTTGAGCTGTTCTTGTGCTTGGGCTAATTTTTTAGAACCTAATCCCACTTTCAACATCTCCACAACTTTATCCCTGACTTGTCTGGTGAGTTCCTTGGTCTTTATGATGCTGTTGTTCACTCGTGTTTTCTAACAAACCACAGAGACTTTCATACTAATTAGGTGACTTCAGAAGGCAATTGATTGCACTGGATTGTATAGAGGGGTATCGGAGTACAGGGGGATGAATACAAAACAACACCGCACACATTTTGAAAACCTTAGATATATATCACGTTGTGATGTTTTTCTGTTTCTGCTAAGGTTTGACCACGGTGGCTACAGTGGCGGCGGAGGTGGGAACAGCCGCTGGGTGGAGGAGGCCAGCAGCGACGGAGACTGGTCCAAACCGACGCCGCTCAACGAACGACTCGAGCAGTAAGTCACGCCGATTGCCGGCTTTGCACGATGGGCTTGTTTTTACGCTCACCCGTATACAGTCTCATGATATCCAAGACAACAGCTGCATAATTTTAATTCTGCGAAGTTTGTCACAGTGTCGTGAGTGCAACCAGCTTTTtaaaggcacattttttttaaacaactctTTCATTGGCTCTCATTACAGTTTGCAGCTGTGCCTAAGTCTGTGGAGACGGCTCAGTCACGAGAGTGTTAAATGTGCTTGGTAGTGATATAGGGGTACTTTTCACATTTGAAccaatccgtccatccatccattttcttctgctgagccgaggtctggtcgcgggagcagtagctttaatagggaagctcagacttccctctccccagtcacttcaaccagctcttccagggggatcccgaggcattcccaggccagccggtaGACTtggtctctccagcatgtcctgggtctcctcccggtgggatgagcccggaacacctcaccacggaggtgtccaggaggcatcctaatcagatgcctgatccacctcatgtggctcctctcaatgcggaggagtagcagCTGTACTCTGAGCCcccaagaccccaagatacttgaactcctccacttggggcaggatctcatccccgatccggagagggcactcaacccttttccaactgaggaccattgtctcagatttggaggtgctgactTTCATCCCAACtctgctgcaaaccgctccagtgagagttggagatcacggcttgatgaagccaacagaaccacatcgtctgcaaaaagcagagatgcaatactgaggccaccaaaccggaccccctctacgcctctgctgcgcctagagattctgtccataaaagttatgaaccgaatcggtgacaaagggcaaccttggcggagtccaaccctcactggaaacgaatccgacttactgtcgGCAAcgcgaaccaaactctgacagcAGTACGGTACGCAACAGTACCAACTTTCGGGACGTTTGTGGTAATGAAtgttaatgtttaaataaaaaatcaaaaaaatgttatatttaacatttatttttcagtatataaactttgactaatattttaaaacaaatgagcaaaagaggaatggtgtaaaaataaggtataacacaaataataaagtaTAAATGATACAAACAATAATGTAGCACAAACTACACAAACGTCTTTGCAATGAATGAACGAAGATGAATAGTAATTGTATTGCAGTGGTTTATGATAACTAATGCAAGTTAAAAAGCCAAGCTTTTCATTACGCGCATGCGTAATGCAGTACAACATAACCTTGTAAGGACTGTTGGCATGCTGCTGCACCTGCGCTGTGTTTTTTCGCCATTTTGTACCGACTTTCATTGGTTTACTAAACATTGTTTCATATGAATGCAGGACTTTAAACTAATTTGTTAGACTCGGCGACCCCAAAATGGTACTTCAACGGCCTTTAGCTTCATGCTGCTTACTGCCTTGCCACTCGTTAGCCAGAAGCTAGCTTCGTCAGCGAGACTCACCTCCTCTCTGTGCGCTGGTCAGCCTTTCTGGTGTGCCCCACGCAGCAGTCCCGCTCGGGCCCGTCTGCCGCCACCCTTCCACCTCACCCACGCCCACGGATTGCCGTCTCCGACGCACCGACTGGCCGTCTATGGATTGCGCTGTATCTGACACTCACGAGTGCAACTCCGCCGCTTCGTTACTCGGTGGCAGAGATGTTACGTCTTTTCGAGCAGGACCTTTTCCACAGTACTTGTTTAGCATGTTTGATCCCCGCTTGTTTGTTTTGAGTGACGTCATTACACTCTGGTGCGGCACTGATGCGTTCTAGTGCGCCTTGGAAATTGACCAACTCTTCCACTCCCGCCGCCCGGACAGTCACAAGGGCACGCGAAGACACCGAAACACAGTGAATCACGTGAATCGGTACTCTGTAGTGCCGACCAAATCAGTTCTGTACCGATTTCGGTACCCATCCCTATTGCTAGGACAATAATCCACAAATAGTGATCAACTGGTCCTTATTGTGCCCTCTAGAGAGTTGTTCTCCGCCAGCAACACTGGAATTAATTTCGAGAAATACGATGACATTCCTGTCGAGGCGACTGGACAGAACTGCCCTCATCACATCGAGAGTGTAAGTCAGAGTGGAATgtatctgttgttgttttttttacctgataTTTTGTCTGCAAGTAAATCCAAGGTTGTCCGCTGTGTAGTTCCAAGACATAGACATGGGTGAAATTATCATGGGCAACATTGCGCTGAGCCGCTACACACGCCCGACCCCTGTCCAGAAATATGCCATTCCAATTGTCAAGTCCAAGCGAGACCTCATGGCCTGCGCACAAACAGGTAGGCTATAGCGCATGTGATTTCTATGTCTTCTACACATAATCAGACTGAAGCTGcttattttgctgtgtttttgcaTAGGTTCTGGCAAGACTGCTGCATTCCTGCTGCCAATTCTCAGCCAAATCTACACAGAGGGACCAGGAGATGCCGTTAATGCGGCTAAAGCCTCTGGGCAGGtgtggaatttattttcacttccacccctttttaaaagaagaccaattcctttatttttactgaagacatttgggtttgacatctaACGATGTGCATGACACGAGATCagcatttcatcttttatttcGAGGTAGTTGCAGATGGATCTGACACACAACTTAGAAGCTAGCACCTTTTGTTGAAAtggacccatccatccatccatccattttcttccgcttaaccgaggttgggtcgcgggggcagtagctttagctgGCCCagtcttccctctccccagccactacaactagctcttccgaggggatcccgggCATTCCCAGGCCTgctgagagacatagtctctccagcgtgtcctgggtcgtccccgggtctcctcccggtgggacgtgcccggaacacctcaccggggaggcgtccaggaggcatctgaatcagatgcctcagccacctcatctggctcctctcgatgtggaggagcagctactctactctgagatcctgccggatgaccgagcttctcaccctatctctaagggagagcccggacaccctgcggaggaaactcatttcggccgcgtatatccgagatcttgttctttcggtcatgacccacagctcgtgaccataggtgagggtaggaacgtagatggaccggtaaatagagagcttggcctttcggcttagctccttcttcaccacaacggaccgatacaaagtctgcatcactgtagaagctgcaccgatccgcctgtcgatttcccgttccattcttccctcactcgtgaacaagtccccaagatacttgaacttctccacttggggcaggatttcatccccgacccggaggggagggcactccacccttttccgactgaggaccattgtctccgatttggaggtgttgattttCATACCAGCCGCTTCGCACtctgctgtgaaccgctccagtgagagttggagatcatgatTTGATAGAcaacagaatcacatcatctgcaaaaagcagcgatgAGGCCACCAAGCCGGATcacctctatgcctcggctgcgtctagaaattgtgtccataaatgttatgaacagaatctatgacaaagggcagccttggctcCCGTATCAGGGAGTttggtcgaacaccttctccaagtccacaaaacacatgtagactggttgggcgaactcccatgcaccctgaGGACCAGAATCAGTCAGAGCCATTGATCAAACATTGGCATGCCAAAGTTAACAGAAGTTGAACGGGTGGAGCAAAGAAAACCACAGCAGATGACGACAAACATTTTGAGAATGGAAAAGCCCCTAAAACAACTGTTGGTAACATAAGCAACAACTTCTTGAGGCCTGCTGCTTGCAGATGACTTCACCAACAAAAGTAGAGATGACTGGGTGGAGAGGCTAAGACtccactattaaaaaaaaaaaatatatatatatatatatatatcacacacacaccaaataaATGTTATGGGAGACTGCTGAGACAAAGATAAACCTTGGCCAAAAGCTTCAAGAAAGCAAGAATGTTCACATGATCCCAAACATATAAGTCTGTATGTGAAGCTCGGCGGAGATGATGTCGTGGCTGCCTCTGGGTTGGGCTCATCAAGTTTTATTGATGAATGACATTATTGTAGCAGCAAAATGAATTCTGAGTTTtgcagaaacattttgtctgccaaGTGAAAGAAAGATGCAATCAAGTTGTGAGTTTCTCCATCATGCAGCAAGCTCGGCATTCAAATATACTGCCCAAACAACGACGGAGGTCATCAAGGGGGAAAATGTGGAAGGTTTTGGACTGGCCATgtcaatctccagacttaaaccctatagAGCTTACATTTCACCTGGTCATGTTTTCAgtttacagcaaaaataaaggaaatggTTCCAAGACTTTTGGTGTAGAGTGTATTGGTGTTAGTTTGGATTACATTGGATCCAAATGTGACAACCACTCATGAGCTAATGGTGTAAACTGTTGCCTCTTACAAGAATCATGTATGccatcattttttgtttttgaatttttttccagcTATACGCTGCTGCTTATTGAGTTAAAATATGGTGATTATTCCGCTTATTATAGGAGAATGGAAAATATGGCCGTCGTAAGCAGTACCCCATTTCTTTGGTCCTGGCCCCTACTCGAGAGCTGGCACTGCAGATATATGATGAAGCCAGGAAGGTAGGTTTGCATAATGGAAAAGAAGATTAAGAGAATATTCAtgattttccttatttttgtcTCTCCTTTTCTAGTTTTCCTACCGGTCCAGAGTGCGTCCCTGTGTCGTGTACGGAGGAGCAGACATCGGCCAGCAGATCCGAGAGCTGGAGAGAGGCTGTCACCTCCTGGTGGCCACGCCCGGAAGACTGGTGGACATGATGGAGAGGGGCAAGATTGGGCTAGACTACTGCAAGTAAGATCTGGACAGTAgcggaggttttttttttcaccttttcatCTAAGTTTGTTGGGCTTGCACGATGACAGGTTTTCAAAGTCCACACTAACTCTTGTTGTCGCTGATGATGctgttgatattttttcaggaaaaaaacattaggaCATGCTTGGCAAAAATCTTTATTCACTCAAAATGGACAGCGCATACACCAAATTCACACAGAAGATACACATTGGAACACAAGAGTGTGGAAGTGGGCTGGCTGAAGGCTGTTGCATGAGAGTATCTCCAGCCAGAGAGAGGAAAAATCCCTCTCGCTCGGTTTAGTTGCCGCCGGGACAGCCAGGTAACGCGGCCTGTCAAAGTAATTACTATATCGAGTTATCGCTCCATAAATAAAAGCGACACAATAGTTGttctggactcgataaattattgttttggtgCGCTGACACttttggacggctgtgtcattagccgctagcaAGCTCACGGCTGGACTTCGGGCAAAATATTTCTGCCACCGGGGGTCCACAGTCGCCACGGCATCAGGGTTAGATTTTTGTAAACGTTATCTGCCAGTCAATGCAACGGCATGCTCCCAAAGTCAAATAAAACGGTTCGAGTTTCAGCCAACAAAAAGCACTGCTGATGTGTGCCTTTGTTT is a window encoding:
- the LOC133477504 gene encoding ATP-dependent RNA helicase DDX3X-like isoform X1 — protein: MSHVSVENVHGLEQQLAVLDLNVGDGQGGGTNRRYIPPHLRNKDGPKNGGNVFAARAGYTIAPAAAFGWDGGRGNFVNGYHDNRMTGGNAYNRGPPRMERGRGGVGAGGYRGNRGGSFNPINTAPPMGFGLYENKDAGGWNTAKDAYSSFGNNRGKSAFFNDRSNANRGRFDHGGYSGGGGGNSRWVEEASSDGDWSKPTPLNERLEQELFSASNTGINFEKYDDIPVEATGQNCPHHIESFQDIDMGEIIMGNIALSRYTRPTPVQKYAIPIVKSKRDLMACAQTGSGKTAAFLLPILSQIYTEGPGDAVNAAKASGQENGKYGRRKQYPISLVLAPTRELALQIYDEARKFSYRSRVRPCVVYGGADIGQQIRELERGCHLLVATPGRLVDMMERGKIGLDYCKYLVLDEADRMLDMGFEPQIRRIVEQDTMPPKGSRQTMMFSATFPKEIQILARDFLDDYIFLAVGRVGSTSENITQKVVWVEESDKRSFLLDLLSATVIPSEVQDNAGENMEKPGKDSLTLVFVETKKGADALEDFLYREGYACTSIHGDRSQRDREEALNQFRSGKCPILVATAVAARGLDISNVKHVINFDLPSDIEEYVHRIGRTGRVGNLGLATSFFNDRNGNITKDLLDILVEAKQEVPSWLESLAYEHQHKSSNRGRSKRFAGGFGARDYRQTAAGVNAGGFGGRGVRNQAGHGGARGFAGGGFGTFYTSDGYGGNYSHSQVDCHTDFLRAAPDPRVIFVLNACPPYK
- the LOC133477504 gene encoding ATP-dependent RNA helicase DDX3X-like isoform X4, which gives rise to MSHVSVENVHGLEQQLAVLDLNVGDGQGGGTNRRYIPPHLRNKDGPKNGGNVFAARAGYTIAPAAAFGWDGGRGNFVNGYHDNRMTGGNAYNRGPPRMERGRGGVGAGGYRGNRGGSFNPINTAPPMGFGLYENKDAGGWNTAKDAYSSFGNNRGKSAFFNDRSNANRGRFDHGGYSGGGGGNSRWVEEASSDGDWSKPTPLNERLEQELFSASNTGINFEKYDDIPVEATGQNCPHHIESFQDIDMGEIIMGNIALSRYTRPTPVQKYAIPIVKSKRDLMACAQTGSGKTAAFLLPILSQIYTEGPGDAVNAAKASGQENGKYGRRKQYPISLVLAPTRELALQIYDEARKFSYRSRVRPCVVYGGADIGQQIRELERGCHLLVATPGRLVDMMERGKIGLDYCKYLVLDEADRMLDMGFEPQIRRIVEQDTMPPKGSRQTMMFSATFPKEIQILARDFLDDYIFLAVGRVGSTSENITQKVVWVEESDKRSFLLDLLSATGKDSLTLVFVETKKGADALEDFLYREGYACTSIHGDRSQRDREEALNQFRSGKCPILVATAVAARGLDISNVKHVINFDLPSDIEEYVHRIGRTGRVGNLGLATSFFNDRNGNITKDLLDILVEAKQEVPSWLESLAYEHQHKSSNRGRSKRFAGGFGARDYRQTAAGVNAGGFGGRGVRNQAGHGGARGFAGGGFGTFYTSDGYGGNYSHSQVDWWGN
- the LOC133477504 gene encoding ATP-dependent RNA helicase DDX3X-like isoform X2 yields the protein MSHVSVENVHGLEQQLAVLDLNVGDGQGGGTNRGNVFAARAGYTIAPAAAFGWDGGRGNFVNGYHDNRMTGGNAYNRGPPRMERGRGGVGAGGYRGNRGGSFNPINTAPPMGFGLYENKDAGGWNTAKDAYSSFGNNRGKSAFFNDRSNANRGRFDHGGYSGGGGGNSRWVEEASSDGDWSKPTPLNERLEQELFSASNTGINFEKYDDIPVEATGQNCPHHIESFQDIDMGEIIMGNIALSRYTRPTPVQKYAIPIVKSKRDLMACAQTGSGKTAAFLLPILSQIYTEGPGDAVNAAKASGQENGKYGRRKQYPISLVLAPTRELALQIYDEARKFSYRSRVRPCVVYGGADIGQQIRELERGCHLLVATPGRLVDMMERGKIGLDYCKYLVLDEADRMLDMGFEPQIRRIVEQDTMPPKGSRQTMMFSATFPKEIQILARDFLDDYIFLAVGRVGSTSENITQKVVWVEESDKRSFLLDLLSATVIPSEVQDNAGENMEKPGKDSLTLVFVETKKGADALEDFLYREGYACTSIHGDRSQRDREEALNQFRSGKCPILVATAVAARGLDISNVKHVINFDLPSDIEEYVHRIGRTGRVGNLGLATSFFNDRNGNITKDLLDILVEAKQEVPSWLESLAYEHQHKSSNRGRSKRFAGGFGARDYRQTAAGVNAGGFGGRGVRNQAGHGGARGFAGGGFGTFYTSDGYGGNYSHSQVDCHTDFLRAAPDPRVIFVLNACPPYK
- the LOC133477504 gene encoding ATP-dependent RNA helicase DDX3X-like isoform X3 — its product is MSHVSVENVHGLEQQLAVLDLNVGDGQGGGTNRRYIPPHLRNKDGPKNGGNVFAARAGYTIAPAAAFGWDGGRGNFVNGYHDNRMTGGNAYNRGPPRMERGRGGVGAGGYRGNRGGSFNPINTAPPMGFGLYENKDAGGWNTAKDAYSSFGNNRGKSAFFNDRSNANRGRFDHGGYSGGGGGNSRWVEEASSDGDWSKPTPLNERLEQELFSASNTGINFEKYDDIPVEATGQNCPHHIESFQDIDMGEIIMGNIALSRYTRPTPVQKYAIPIVKSKRDLMACAQTGSGKTAAFLLPILSQIYTEGPGDAVNAAKASGQENGKYGRRKQYPISLVLAPTRELALQIYDEARKFSYRSRVRPCVVYGGADIGQQIRELERGCHLLVATPGRLVDMMERGKIGLDYCKYLVLDEADRMLDMGFEPQIRRIVEQDTMPPKGSRQTMMFSATFPKEIQILARDFLDDYIFLAVGRVGSTSENITQKVVWVEESDKRSFLLDLLSATGKDSLTLVFVETKKGADALEDFLYREGYACTSIHGDRSQRDREEALNQFRSGKCPILVATAVAARGLDISNVKHVINFDLPSDIEEYVHRIGRTGRVGNLGLATSFFNDRNGNITKDLLDILVEAKQEVPSWLESLAYEHQHKSSNRGRSKRFAGGFGARDYRQTAAGVNAGGFGGRGVRNQAGHGGARGFAGGGFGTFYTSDGYGGNYSHSQVDCHTDFLRAAPDPRVIFVLNACPPYK